The following proteins come from a genomic window of Aphelocoma coerulescens isolate FSJ_1873_10779 chromosome 29, UR_Acoe_1.0, whole genome shotgun sequence:
- the TFCP2 gene encoding alpha-globin transcription factor CP2 isoform X1: MAWALKLPLADEVIESGLVQDFDASLSGIGQELGAGAYSMSDVLALPIFKQEESSLPPENQDKLLPFQYVLCAATSPAVKLHDETLTYLNQGQSYEIRMLDNRKLGELPEINGKLVKSIFRVVFHDRRLQYTEHQQLEGWRWNRPGDRILDIDIPMSVGIIDPRANPTQLNTVEFLWDPAKRTSVFIQVHCISTEFTLRKHGGEKGVPFRVQIDTFRENESGEYTEHLHSASCQIKVFKPKGADRKQKTDREKMEKRTPHEKEKYQPSYETTILTECSPWPEVTYVPSAPSPGFNSSHSSFSIGDGSGSPSHQPDPPAPLADTLLPTWTPQEAQQWLHRNRFSTFSRLFRNFSGADLLKLTREDVIQICGPADGIRLFNALKGRMVRPRLTIYVCQESQQVRDPQHEHEDGDGSAGTFFVYHAIYLEELTAAELTEKLAQLFRVPAQQIQQIYKQGPTGIHVLVSDEMIQNFQDESCFVLDTMKAETNDSYHIILK; the protein is encoded by the exons ATGGCGTGGGCGCTGAAGCTGCCGCTGGCGGACGAGGTGATCGAGTCGGGGCTGGTGCAGGATTTCGACGCCAGCCTGTCGGGGATCGGGCAGGAGCTTGGCGCCGGCGCCTACAGCATGAG CGACGTCCTGGCTCTGCCCATCTTCAAGCAGGAGGAGTCCAGTTTGCCGCCGGAGAACCAGGACAAGCTGCTGCCCTTCCAGTACGTGCTGTGCGCCGCCACCTCCCCCGCGGTCAAGCTGCACGACGAGACCCTCACCTACCTCAACcaag GTCAATCCTACGAGATCCGGATGTTGGACAACAGGAAGCTCGGGGAGCTGCCCGAGATCAACGGGAAGCTGGTCAAG AGCATCTTCCGGGTGGTTTTCCATGACCGGCGGTTGCAGTACACGgagcaccagcagctggagggCTGGAGGTGGAACAGACCTGGGGACAGGATCCTGGACATAG ATATCCCGATGTCCGTGGGGATCATCGACCCCCGTGCGAACCCGACGCAGCTCAACACCGTGGAATTTCTGTGGGATCCAGCCAAGAGGACGTCGGTCTTCATCCAG gtgcaCTGCATCAGCACGGAGTTCACGCTGCGCAAGCACGGCGGCGAGAAGGGGGTTCCCTTCCGCGTGCAGATCGACACCTTCAGGGAGAACGAGAGCGGCGAGTACACGGAGCACCTGCACTCTGCCAGCTGCCAGATCAAGGTGTTCAAG CCCAAAGGAGCCGACCGGAAGCAGAAGACGGATCGGGAGAAGATGGAGAAGCGAACGCCCCACGAGAAGGAGAAGTACCAGCCCTCCTACGAGACCACCATCCTCACTGAG TGCTCGCCCTGGCCCGAGGTCACCTACGTCCCCAGTGCACCATCCCCCGGCTTCaacagctcccacagcagcttCTCCATCGGGGACGG cagtggGTCCCCGAGCCACCAGCCCGACCCCCCCGCGCCCCTGGCTGAC acGCTGCTGCCCACCTGGACCCCGCAGGAGGCGCAGCAGTGGCTGCACCGGAACCGCTTCTCCACCTTCTCACGGCTCTTCAGGAACTTCTCAG GAGCAGATCTGCTGAAGCTGACGCGGGAGGACGTGATCCAGATCTGCGGCCCCGCCGACGGCATCCGGCTCTTCAACGCCCTCAAGGGCAG GATGGTGCGGCCCCGCCTGACCATCTACGTGTGCCAGGAGTCGCAGCAGGTCAGGGACCCCCAGCACGAGCACGAGGACGGCGACGGCAGCGCCGGCACCTTCTTTG TGTACCACGCCATTTACCTGGAGGAGCTGACGGCGGCCGAGCTGACGGAGAAGTTGGCGCAGCTTTTCCGCGTGCCCGCCCAGCAGATCCAGCAGATCTACAAACAGGGACCCACCGGGATCCACGTCCTGGTCAGCGACGAG ATGATCCAGAACTTCCAGGATGAATCTTGCTTCGTCCTGGACACCATGAAAG CCGAAACCAACGACAGCTACCACATCATCCTGAAATAG
- the PIP4K2C gene encoding phosphatidylinositol 5-phosphate 4-kinase type-2 gamma gives MAAAAAGPCPGPGPGPGPGAARTKKKQKRFVPQRVKLPRAADPLLAVLGWGVTHQINELSQVPLPVMLLPDDFKASSKIKVNNHLFNRENLPSHFKFKEYCPQVFRNLRERFGVDDQDYQVSLTRSPPRWAGSGRRLLLSADRTLVLKELSSEDVADVHGLLSHYHQYVVQCHGQTLLPRFLGMYRVSVDSEDTYLLVMRNLFSHRLPVHRKYDLKGSLVDREASDKEKGKELPTLKDVDFLNKNEKVFVEEEQQREFMEKLKRDVEFLVQQKLMDYSLLLGIHEVDRGEQEEEEELEEEEPGGGDEGGLGGPYGTSPEGLGGLLNSYRPLGPGEFDPCVDVYALRGAEGAPRREVYFMGLIDVLTQYDARKKAAHAAKTVKHGAGAEISTVHPEQYAKRFLDFITNIFA, from the exons atggcggcggcggcggcgggtcCCtgtcccggccccggccccggccccggccccggcgccgcCCGCACGAAGAAGAAGCAGAAGCGCTTCGTGCCGCAGCGCGTGAAGCTGCCGCGGGCCGCGGACCCGCTGCTGgcggtgctgggctggggggtcaCGCACCAG atCAACGAGCTGAGCCAGGTGCCGCTGCCCGTGATGCTGCTGCCCGACGACTTCAAAGCCAGCTCCAAAATCAAGGTCAACAACCACCTGTTCAACAG gGAGAACCTGCCCAGCCACTTCAAGTTCAAGGAATACTGTCCCCAGGTGTTCCGCAACCTGCGCGAGCGCTTCGGCGTCGACGACCAGGACTACCAG gtgtccctgacGCGGAGCCCCCCGCGCTGGGCGGGCAGCGGCCGCCGCCTGCTGCTCTCGGCCGACCGGACGCTGGTGCTGAAGGAGCTGTCGAGCGAGGACGTGGCCGATGTCCACGGGCTGCTGTCCCACTACCACCAG TACGTGGTGCAGTGCCACGGGCAGACGCTGCTGCCGCGGTTCCTGGGCATGTACCGGGTGAGCGTGGACAGCGAGGACACCTACCTGCTGGTCATGAGGAACCTGTTCAGCCACCGCCTGCCCGTGCACAGGAAGTACGACCTGAAG ggctCCCTCGTGGACCGAGAGGCCAGTGACAAGGAGAAG GGCAAGGAGCTGCCCACGCTGAAGGACGTGGATTTCCTCAACAAGAACGAGAAGGTGTTcgtggaggaggagcagcagcgcGAGTTCATGGAGAAGCTCAAGCGGGATGTGGAG TTTCTGGTGCAGCAGAAGCTGATGGACTACAGCCTGCTCCTGGGCATCCACGAGGTGGACCGGGgcgagcaggaggaggaggaagagctggaggaagaggagcctgGGGGAGGCGAcgagggggggctggggggcccctATGGCACCTCCCCGGAGGGCCTGGGGGGGCTCCTCAACTCCTACCGGCCCCTGGGGCCCGGCGAGTTCGACCCCTGCGTGGACGTGTACGCCTTGCGCGGGGCCGAGG gagccccccggCGCGAGGTTTATTTCATGGGGCTCATCGATGTTCTCACCCAGTACGACGCCCGCAAGAAGGCGGCGCACGCGGCCAAGACCGTCAAACACGGG GCCGGAGCCGAGATCTCCACGGTGCACCCCGAGCAATACGCCAAGCGCTTCCTCGACTTCATCACCAACATCTTCGCCTGA
- the TFCP2 gene encoding alpha-globin transcription factor CP2 isoform X2, whose protein sequence is MAWALKLPLADEVIESGLVQDFDASLSGIGQELGAGAYSMSDVLALPIFKQEESSLPPENQDKLLPFQYVLCAATSPAVKLHDETLTYLNQGQSYEIRMLDNRKLGELPEINGKLVKSIFRVVFHDRRLQYTEHQQLEGWRWNRPGDRILDIDIPMSVGIIDPRANPTQLNTVEFLWDPAKRTSVFIQVHCISTEFTLRKHGGEKGVPFRVQIDTFRENESGEYTEHLHSASCQIKVFKPKGADRKQKTDREKMEKRTPHEKEKYQPSYETTILTECSPWPEVTYVPSAPSPGFNSSHSSFSIGDGGSPSHQPDPPAPLADTLLPTWTPQEAQQWLHRNRFSTFSRLFRNFSGADLLKLTREDVIQICGPADGIRLFNALKGRMVRPRLTIYVCQESQQVRDPQHEHEDGDGSAGTFFVYHAIYLEELTAAELTEKLAQLFRVPAQQIQQIYKQGPTGIHVLVSDEMIQNFQDESCFVLDTMKAETNDSYHIILK, encoded by the exons ATGGCGTGGGCGCTGAAGCTGCCGCTGGCGGACGAGGTGATCGAGTCGGGGCTGGTGCAGGATTTCGACGCCAGCCTGTCGGGGATCGGGCAGGAGCTTGGCGCCGGCGCCTACAGCATGAG CGACGTCCTGGCTCTGCCCATCTTCAAGCAGGAGGAGTCCAGTTTGCCGCCGGAGAACCAGGACAAGCTGCTGCCCTTCCAGTACGTGCTGTGCGCCGCCACCTCCCCCGCGGTCAAGCTGCACGACGAGACCCTCACCTACCTCAACcaag GTCAATCCTACGAGATCCGGATGTTGGACAACAGGAAGCTCGGGGAGCTGCCCGAGATCAACGGGAAGCTGGTCAAG AGCATCTTCCGGGTGGTTTTCCATGACCGGCGGTTGCAGTACACGgagcaccagcagctggagggCTGGAGGTGGAACAGACCTGGGGACAGGATCCTGGACATAG ATATCCCGATGTCCGTGGGGATCATCGACCCCCGTGCGAACCCGACGCAGCTCAACACCGTGGAATTTCTGTGGGATCCAGCCAAGAGGACGTCGGTCTTCATCCAG gtgcaCTGCATCAGCACGGAGTTCACGCTGCGCAAGCACGGCGGCGAGAAGGGGGTTCCCTTCCGCGTGCAGATCGACACCTTCAGGGAGAACGAGAGCGGCGAGTACACGGAGCACCTGCACTCTGCCAGCTGCCAGATCAAGGTGTTCAAG CCCAAAGGAGCCGACCGGAAGCAGAAGACGGATCGGGAGAAGATGGAGAAGCGAACGCCCCACGAGAAGGAGAAGTACCAGCCCTCCTACGAGACCACCATCCTCACTGAG TGCTCGCCCTGGCCCGAGGTCACCTACGTCCCCAGTGCACCATCCCCCGGCTTCaacagctcccacagcagcttCTCCATCGGGGACGG tggGTCCCCGAGCCACCAGCCCGACCCCCCCGCGCCCCTGGCTGAC acGCTGCTGCCCACCTGGACCCCGCAGGAGGCGCAGCAGTGGCTGCACCGGAACCGCTTCTCCACCTTCTCACGGCTCTTCAGGAACTTCTCAG GAGCAGATCTGCTGAAGCTGACGCGGGAGGACGTGATCCAGATCTGCGGCCCCGCCGACGGCATCCGGCTCTTCAACGCCCTCAAGGGCAG GATGGTGCGGCCCCGCCTGACCATCTACGTGTGCCAGGAGTCGCAGCAGGTCAGGGACCCCCAGCACGAGCACGAGGACGGCGACGGCAGCGCCGGCACCTTCTTTG TGTACCACGCCATTTACCTGGAGGAGCTGACGGCGGCCGAGCTGACGGAGAAGTTGGCGCAGCTTTTCCGCGTGCCCGCCCAGCAGATCCAGCAGATCTACAAACAGGGACCCACCGGGATCCACGTCCTGGTCAGCGACGAG ATGATCCAGAACTTCCAGGATGAATCTTGCTTCGTCCTGGACACCATGAAAG CCGAAACCAACGACAGCTACCACATCATCCTGAAATAG
- the DTX3 gene encoding probable E3 ubiquitin-protein ligase DTX3 → MGSPVSFVLSRMSGCGGPAKSRVTVPKRVWEFVTRERAARLALLAQEARVRILVDGETPELYVLQLCATPPGPPGGAGLCPARKALKALLKETEKELKKRSQRHGEVLGARPEPPAGAAGAPGAGPARDEEPERQCPICLGEMRGPRTLERCRHSFCGECIARALQVRSACPVCGRFYGQLVGNQPPDGRMLVTRDAALPLPGYEAFGTIIIQYVFPPGVQGVEHPNPGVRYPGTTRVAYLPDCPEGNKVLGLFRKAFAQRLTFTVGTSLTTGRANVITWNDIHHKTNCTGGPQLFGYPDPTYLARVQEELRAKGITED, encoded by the exons ATGGGCTCAccag TGTCCTTCGTGCTGTCGAGGATGTCGGGGTGCGGGGGCCCCGCCAAGAGCCGGGTGACGGTGCCGAAGCGCGTGTGGGAGTTCGTGACGCGGGAGCGCGCGGCGCGCCTGGCGCTGCTGGCGCAGGAGGCGCGGGTGCGGATCCTGGTGGACGGCGAGACCCCCGAGCTGTACGTGCTGCAGCTCTGCGCgacccccccgggcccccccggcGGCGCGGGGCTCTGCCCGGCCCGCAAGGCGCTCAAGGCGCTGCTCAAGGAGACGGAGAAGGAGCTGAAGAAGCGCAGCCAGCGGCACGGGGAGGTGTTGGGGGCCCGGCCGGAGCCCCCGGCGGGTGCCGCCGGTGCTCCCGGCGCGGGCCCGGCGCGGGACGAGGAGCCGGAGCGGCAGTGCCCGATCTGCCTGGGCGAGATGCGGGGCCCGCGCACGCTGGAGCGCTGCCGGCACTCGTTCTGCGGGGAGTGCATCGCGCGGGCGCTGCAGGTGCGCTCCGCCTGCCCCGTCTGCGGCCGCTTCTACGGGCAGCTGGTGGGCAACCAGCCCCCCGACGGCCGCATGCTGGTCACCCGCGACGCcgcgctgcccctgcccggctacGAGGCCTTCGGCACCATCATCATCCAGTACGTCTTCCCGCCCGGCGTGCAGGGG GTGGAGCACCCGAACCCGGGGGTGCGGTACCCTGGCACCACGCGGGTGGCATACCTGCCCGACTGCCCCGAGGGGAACAAGGTGCTGGGGCTGTTCCGCAAGGCCTTCGCCCAGCGCCTCACCTTCACCGTGGGCACCTCGCTGACCACCGGCCGTGCCAACGTCATCACCTGGAACGACATCCACCACAAGACCAACTGCACCGGCGGGCCCCAGCT gTTCGGGTACCCCGACCCCACGTACCTCGCCCgggtgcaggaggagctgcgggCCAAGGGCATCACCGAGGACTGA